The following are encoded together in the Parabacteroides chongii genome:
- a CDS encoding RNA polymerase sigma-70 factor encodes MAAISSGEFETYFRELYKPLCLFALRFTERVDDAEDIVQQAFADVWDKNINGALIENLKSYMYQAVRNRSLSLVTQPVDQQTTDEFPDLEDSSEEEQMYNAERDARLWTAIDGLPPERKKIFLLSKRDGLKYQEIAEELNISIKTVENQMGKALKALRETAVRIYNFLFGLA; translated from the coding sequence ATGGCAGCCATTTCCAGCGGAGAGTTTGAGACATATTTCAGGGAGTTGTATAAGCCCCTGTGTCTGTTTGCGCTCCGTTTTACAGAACGGGTAGATGATGCGGAGGATATTGTACAGCAAGCCTTTGCCGATGTATGGGATAAGAATATCAATGGTGCATTGATTGAAAATCTAAAATCCTATATGTATCAGGCGGTGCGCAATCGTTCGCTGTCGCTGGTGACACAGCCGGTCGATCAGCAGACAACCGATGAGTTCCCGGATTTGGAAGACTCTTCCGAAGAAGAGCAGATGTACAATGCCGAAAGAGATGCCCGCTTGTGGACGGCTATCGACGGCTTACCACCCGAACGCAAAAAAATCTTTTTACTTTCCAAACGCGACGGACTGAAATACCAGGAGATCGCCGAAGAACTGAATATTTCAATAAAAACAGTTGAGAATCAGATGGGTAAAGCTCTGAAAGCTTTGCGTGAAACGGCTGTACGTATCTATAACTTTCTGTTCGGTCTGGCGTGA
- the trpS gene encoding tryptophan--tRNA ligase — METVVSGIRPTGNLHLGNYFGAVKSFLQMQNEYNCFFFIADWHSLTTHPRPANIRESAKTILAEYLACGIDPEKATIYIQSDVREVAELYLYLNMNAGIGELMRTTSFKDKARQQLHIDRVNTEEGDVEREIFNEGNKHSVNAGLLTYPTLMAADIIIHKALKVPVGKDQEQNMEMARRFARRFNSTYEVDFFPEPASFHLTEKAVKVPGLDGSGKMGKSEGNAIYLIDDEKAIKKKVMKAVTDAGPTEPNSVKPEPIANLFAMMDIVSTKDTYDYFNEKYNTCEIRYGDMKKQLAEDINNFCAPIRERILDIRANEEYMEKVARMGAEKASASAAKTLAEVREIIGFRPY; from the coding sequence ATGGAAACAGTAGTAAGTGGCATCAGGCCAACAGGTAATTTGCATCTGGGGAATTACTTCGGAGCAGTAAAGAGTTTTCTGCAAATGCAGAATGAGTATAATTGCTTTTTCTTTATTGCAGACTGGCACTCCTTGACTACGCATCCGCGTCCGGCAAACATCCGCGAAAGTGCAAAGACGATTCTGGCTGAGTATCTGGCTTGCGGTATCGATCCGGAGAAGGCTACCATCTATATACAGAGTGACGTTCGCGAAGTGGCCGAACTGTATCTCTACCTCAATATGAATGCCGGTATCGGTGAATTGATGCGTACGACTTCATTCAAGGATAAAGCGCGTCAGCAACTGCATATCGACCGTGTGAATACCGAAGAAGGTGACGTCGAACGGGAAATTTTTAACGAAGGAAACAAACATAGCGTGAACGCCGGTTTGCTGACCTATCCGACGTTGATGGCTGCCGATATCATTATCCACAAGGCTCTGAAAGTGCCGGTAGGAAAAGACCAGGAACAGAATATGGAGATGGCGCGTCGTTTCGCCCGTCGCTTCAATTCGACCTATGAAGTGGATTTCTTTCCGGAACCTGCTTCTTTCCACCTGACAGAGAAGGCTGTAAAAGTGCCGGGTCTGGATGGTTCCGGTAAGATGGGTAAGAGTGAAGGGAATGCGATCTACCTGATCGACGATGAGAAAGCGATCAAGAAAAAGGTAATGAAAGCGGTAACCGATGCCGGTCCTACGGAACCGAACAGCGTGAAGCCGGAACCGATCGCCAACCTGTTCGCCATGATGGATATCGTATCGACAAAAGATACATACGATTACTTCAACGAAAAGTACAATACTTGTGAAATCCGTTACGGCGATATGAAAAAGCAGTTAGCCGAAGACATCAACAATTTCTGCGCCCCGATCCGTGAACGTATCCTGGATATTCGTGCCAACGAAGAGTACATGGAGAAGGTAGCCCGTATGGGAGCTGAAAAAGCCAGCGCCAGCGCAGCCAAAACTTTGGCAGAAGTGCGTGAGATTATCGGTTTCCGTCCGTATTGA
- a CDS encoding HepT-like ribonuclease domain-containing protein: protein MARSIQKYLYDIQLSISSIEEYLGEKRDFFAYEQNKLLRRAVERELEIIGEAAKHILDLEPDIQIDDARKIVDLRNFVIHGYDKVDNVIIWGVVNKHLPKLKEQVEDLLGGFTIL, encoded by the coding sequence ATGGCGCGTAGTATTCAGAAATATTTATACGATATTCAACTATCAATCTCATCCATTGAAGAATATTTGGGAGAGAAAAGAGATTTCTTTGCCTATGAACAGAATAAGTTATTGCGCCGGGCAGTAGAACGAGAACTGGAGATTATAGGCGAAGCTGCAAAGCACATATTAGACCTGGAACCTGATATCCAAATTGATGATGCCAGAAAGATTGTTGACCTACGTAACTTTGTTATTCATGGTTATGACAAAGTCGATAATGTTATTATTTGGGGCGTAGTCAACAAACATCTGCCAAAACTGAAAGAACAAGTCGAAGATTTGTTAGGAGGATTTACCATATTATAA
- a CDS encoding alpha-L-fucosidase, producing the protein MKKSVFILLGAALLSVSIHGQDKGIAFQNTIKIEPGDSHEVIIEKAAHVVPTPNQLDALRNEFIAFIHFGPNTFTRMEWGNGMEDPKVFDLKELDTDQWCEAMKAAGMKMVIITVKHHDGFVLWQSRYTKHGIMSSGFEGGKGDILKELSASCQKYGLKLGVYLSPADLFQIESPDGLYGNLSKYTKRTIPREVPGRPFANKTKFEFVVDDYNEYFLNQLFEVLTEYGPIHEVWFDGAHPKRKGGQTYNYHAWKELIHTLAPKAVIFGREGVRWCGNEAGGTRPTEWNVIPYQANPDTMSHFADMTDPVLGAREKLYEGKFLHYQQAETNTSIREGWFYRDDTHQKVRSADDVFDIYERAVGGNSTFLLNIPPNRDGKFSPADVKALVETGKRIRETYGTDLLNGAQGPKQLLDGKEDTYLLLDDANKEFVITTPSPVTINRIMLQEAVATYSERVEKFAVDAWIDGAWKEITVSTNIGYKRILRFPEVTTGKLRFRLLESRLTPALSHVSAHYYTSRPPQLSFKQDVNGLVTIEPKLQDFGWNPHGQNAAGNLNVGYTIYYTTDGTEPGATSTEYKEPIQVNRGELKAVAILKGEKGAVHSERLGLAKKDWKLVGASSETKRRPATAAFDAKAETYWQSEEGALPLYLAIDLGSPQTLNGFAYTPQTRNSDGMMAKGVIKVSDDGKTWKEVERFEFGNLINDPSKRYHYFKKPVSARYVRVEATEIAAGGKVVAIAEFDLL; encoded by the coding sequence ATGAAAAAGTCTGTTTTTATTTTATTGGGGGCAGCGCTCCTTTCCGTTTCGATACACGGGCAGGATAAAGGAATAGCTTTCCAAAACACGATCAAGATCGAACCCGGCGATAGCCATGAAGTGATTATTGAGAAGGCAGCGCATGTCGTGCCGACTCCGAATCAGTTGGATGCTTTGCGGAATGAATTTATTGCTTTTATCCATTTTGGGCCGAATACGTTTACCCGGATGGAGTGGGGGAACGGCATGGAAGATCCGAAGGTGTTCGATTTGAAGGAGTTGGATACCGATCAGTGGTGTGAAGCAATGAAAGCTGCCGGGATGAAGATGGTGATCATAACAGTGAAGCACCATGACGGGTTTGTCTTATGGCAGAGCCGTTATACGAAACACGGTATTATGTCGTCCGGCTTTGAAGGAGGCAAGGGAGATATCCTAAAAGAACTGTCTGCTTCCTGTCAGAAATATGGGCTGAAACTGGGAGTTTATCTCTCTCCCGCCGACCTGTTCCAGATTGAAAGTCCGGACGGATTATACGGAAATCTGAGTAAATACACCAAGCGGACAATCCCTCGGGAAGTGCCCGGCAGACCATTTGCCAATAAGACAAAGTTTGAATTTGTGGTGGACGACTACAACGAGTATTTCCTGAACCAACTGTTTGAAGTGCTGACCGAATACGGACCCATACACGAAGTTTGGTTTGACGGTGCCCACCCGAAACGGAAAGGCGGTCAGACCTACAATTACCATGCCTGGAAAGAACTGATCCATACACTCGCTCCGAAAGCCGTTATTTTTGGTCGCGAAGGCGTTCGCTGGTGTGGAAACGAAGCCGGAGGAACCCGCCCGACAGAATGGAATGTCATTCCTTATCAGGCAAATCCGGATACGATGAGTCATTTTGCCGATATGACAGATCCGGTGCTCGGTGCCCGTGAAAAGTTATATGAGGGAAAATTCCTGCATTACCAGCAGGCAGAAACCAATACGTCCATCCGTGAAGGCTGGTTCTACCGCGATGATACGCACCAGAAAGTCAGAAGTGCCGATGACGTATTCGATATTTATGAACGTGCCGTCGGAGGCAACTCCACTTTCCTGTTGAATATTCCTCCCAACCGCGACGGTAAATTCTCGCCGGCGGATGTCAAAGCGTTGGTAGAGACAGGGAAACGTATTCGGGAAACTTACGGAACTGATCTGCTGAACGGCGCACAGGGACCGAAACAACTGCTCGACGGCAAGGAAGATACTTATTTATTACTGGACGATGCAAACAAGGAGTTTGTTATTACAACCCCTTCACCCGTTACAATAAACCGTATCATGTTGCAGGAAGCAGTTGCGACCTATAGTGAGCGGGTAGAGAAATTTGCTGTAGATGCCTGGATCGACGGAGCATGGAAAGAAATAACGGTTTCTACCAATATCGGTTACAAACGTATCCTCCGCTTTCCGGAAGTGACGACCGGTAAACTTCGTTTCCGTTTGTTGGAATCTCGTCTGACACCAGCCCTCAGCCATGTTTCCGCCCATTATTATACATCCCGTCCACCTCAGTTGAGTTTTAAACAGGATGTGAACGGACTGGTAACGATAGAACCTAAATTACAGGACTTTGGCTGGAATCCTCATGGACAGAATGCGGCAGGAAACCTGAATGTCGGATATACTATTTATTATACGACTGACGGTACGGAGCCGGGTGCAACTTCCACTGAATATAAAGAACCGATCCAAGTGAATCGTGGTGAGTTGAAAGCGGTCGCTATCCTGAAAGGTGAAAAAGGAGCTGTACACAGTGAACGTCTCGGACTTGCCAAGAAAGACTGGAAGCTGGTCGGAGCAAGCAGTGAAACTAAACGTCGCCCGGCAACAGCTGCTTTCGATGCTAAAGCGGAAACGTACTGGCAATCGGAAGAAGGAGCATTGCCCCTTTATCTCGCTATTGATCTCGGTTCCCCACAGACACTGAATGGCTTTGCCTACACACCTCAAACCCGAAACTCGGATGGTATGATGGCGAAAGGCGTTATTAAGGTCAGCGACGACGGAAAAACCTGGAAAGAGGTGGAACGCTTCGAGTTCGGCAACCTGATCAATGACCCGAGCAAACGCTATCATTATTTCAAGAAACCGGTATCTGCCCGTTATGTCCGTGTGGAAGCAACGGAAATAGCAGCAGGCGGTAAGGTGGTAGCCATTGCAGAATTTGACCTGCTCTGA
- a CDS encoding sulfatase-like hydrolase/transferase: protein MIKQIKASSLLLSFGGLATLGCTTLAEQATDKPNIIFIFADDMGYGDVSALNENSRIQTNNIDKIANEGVVFIDAHSSSSVSTPSRYSLLTGRYNWRSTEKSGVLGGYSKALIPQGRRTVASVLKDQGYETACIGKWHLGWNWDNIDAGVDSIDFSKPITNGPTTLGFDYFYGISGSLDMAPYVYVENNMPTALPDRVTENTGMKFWRKGPTASDFDHEQTMPNFVNRAVRYIHKKAKSDRPFFLYLPLPAPHTPILPIKEYQGKSGLNPYGDFVLMVDDMVGKVMKALKDAGISENTILVFSTDNGCSPEAKFDELQAKGHYPSYIYRGHKADLFDGGHRIPCVVRWPAKVKHHVINQTICLTDFFATFASVADYQLKDSEGEDSYNILPLLIEEKEGTVIREATVHHSINGDFTIRKGKWKLLLSPSSGGWSFPKPKKDDEMIKTLPSVQLYNMKTDPAEKNNVYAEHLEVVKELKDLMIKYVKEGRSTPGAPQKNDGPEVWKQLSWME, encoded by the coding sequence ATGATTAAACAGATAAAAGCCAGTAGCCTGCTCCTCTCTTTTGGGGGGCTGGCTACCCTAGGCTGTACAACCCTGGCAGAACAGGCTACAGATAAGCCTAATATTATTTTCATCTTTGCAGATGATATGGGATACGGGGATGTTTCGGCATTGAATGAAAACTCTCGGATACAGACAAATAATATAGATAAGATTGCAAATGAAGGAGTTGTCTTTATAGATGCACATTCAAGTTCATCGGTTAGTACCCCTTCTCGTTATAGTCTTTTGACCGGACGCTATAATTGGCGTTCAACGGAAAAGTCCGGGGTATTAGGAGGGTATAGTAAAGCGTTAATTCCACAAGGACGTCGGACTGTAGCTTCTGTTTTGAAAGATCAGGGATATGAAACGGCTTGTATCGGTAAATGGCATTTGGGGTGGAATTGGGATAATATTGATGCCGGAGTGGATAGTATTGATTTCAGTAAGCCGATAACAAATGGCCCTACGACACTAGGTTTTGATTATTTTTATGGAATTTCCGGTTCATTGGATATGGCTCCGTATGTTTATGTAGAGAATAATATGCCTACAGCTTTACCTGATAGAGTAACTGAAAATACAGGAATGAAATTTTGGCGAAAAGGTCCGACAGCCTCTGATTTCGATCATGAACAGACGATGCCTAACTTTGTAAACAGGGCGGTCCGTTATATCCATAAAAAGGCTAAGAGTGACCGGCCTTTCTTTTTGTATTTACCATTACCTGCACCACATACGCCGATTCTTCCTATCAAAGAATATCAAGGTAAATCGGGCTTGAATCCATATGGTGATTTTGTTCTGATGGTAGATGATATGGTAGGAAAAGTAATGAAAGCGTTGAAGGATGCGGGTATTTCAGAAAATACGATTTTGGTATTCAGTACGGATAATGGCTGTAGCCCGGAAGCTAAATTTGACGAACTTCAGGCGAAGGGGCATTATCCAAGTTATATTTATCGAGGACATAAGGCAGACTTGTTTGATGGTGGACATCGTATCCCTTGTGTTGTTAGATGGCCGGCAAAGGTAAAGCATCATGTAATAAATCAGACGATTTGTCTGACTGATTTCTTCGCTACTTTTGCTTCAGTTGCCGATTATCAACTGAAAGATTCGGAAGGAGAAGATAGTTATAATATTTTACCTTTGCTTATTGAAGAGAAAGAAGGGACAGTTATTCGTGAAGCCACTGTCCATCATTCGATAAACGGTGATTTTACGATTCGCAAAGGCAAATGGAAACTGTTATTATCACCGAGTTCCGGTGGTTGGAGTTTCCCGAAACCGAAAAAAGATGATGAGATGATCAAAACATTACCTTCAGTTCAGCTTTACAACATGAAGACCGATCCGGCAGAAAAAAATAATGTATATGCCGAACACCTTGAAGTAGTAAAAGAATTGAAAGACCTGATGATCAAATATGTGAAGGAGGGTCGCAGTACTCCGGGTGCTCCGCAGAAGAACGACGGACCGGAAGTCTGGAAGCAGTTGAGTTGGATGGAATAA
- a CDS encoding sulfatase-like hydrolase/transferase: MNKKLTLLSTAMLSVTSLLAADKNPNVILILADDMRGSAMNFLGVEEVHTPNLDKLAAESTVFSNAHIMGGTSGAVSMPSRAMLMTGKYLYTLEKQGATVPDDHTLIGEALQQAGYNAFHTGKWHNGYAAMNRCFNDAKGIYFGGMYDHWNVPLYDYNADGNYGKKRPVVKNWGKSNEVTYEVGEYMYSGKHSVDIFTEDAVEYIEKQKDAGKPFFLSVAYMSPHDPRTMPDEYMRQYDRDNIQLPPNYMDKHPFDNGELVIRDEVLAAIPRVPDEIKKHITEYYAMITHVDRRVGDIIKALKETGEYENTIIVFAGDNGLAVGQHGLMGKQNVYEHSVRIPLMIKSAGSNTQGKISDKLCYLIDVFPTVCEMVGTDIPSSVDGVSLVPAINEDKPVRDYLYYSYMDNQRAVSDDEWKLCEYNVKGVRTTQLFNLKNDPWEMNNLAGEKKYGKIIQKLRKQMSLEQVETKDNSAFWNGFVF; this comes from the coding sequence ATGAATAAGAAATTAACCTTATTAAGTACTGCCATGCTGTCGGTAACGAGTTTGCTGGCTGCAGACAAAAATCCGAACGTTATCCTTATATTGGCTGACGATATGCGTGGTTCTGCCATGAATTTCCTGGGTGTGGAAGAGGTACATACACCGAATCTGGATAAGCTGGCTGCTGAAAGTACCGTCTTTTCCAATGCTCATATTATGGGCGGAACTTCCGGCGCTGTCAGTATGCCGAGCCGTGCCATGCTGATGACGGGTAAATATCTCTATACGCTGGAAAAGCAGGGTGCGACTGTGCCCGATGATCATACATTGATTGGCGAGGCTTTGCAACAGGCGGGATATAACGCTTTCCATACCGGTAAATGGCATAACGGATATGCGGCGATGAATCGTTGTTTCAACGATGCAAAAGGCATTTATTTCGGTGGAATGTATGACCACTGGAATGTCCCTCTCTACGATTACAATGCGGATGGTAATTATGGCAAGAAACGTCCGGTCGTTAAGAATTGGGGAAAGAGCAATGAGGTTACTTATGAAGTAGGAGAATATATGTATTCCGGTAAGCATTCGGTGGATATTTTTACGGAAGATGCCGTCGAATATATTGAAAAGCAAAAAGATGCCGGCAAGCCGTTCTTCCTTTCCGTAGCCTATATGTCACCGCACGATCCGCGTACGATGCCCGACGAATATATGCGTCAGTACGACCGGGATAATATCCAGTTGCCTCCGAACTATATGGATAAGCATCCGTTCGACAACGGCGAGCTGGTGATCCGCGACGAGGTGTTGGCTGCCATTCCGCGTGTGCCGGACGAAATTAAAAAGCATATCACGGAATACTATGCGATGATTACGCATGTAGACCGTCGTGTAGGCGATATCATCAAGGCTTTGAAAGAAACCGGCGAATACGAAAATACGATCATTGTCTTTGCCGGCGATAACGGGTTGGCTGTCGGACAACACGGTCTGATGGGAAAACAAAACGTGTACGAACATAGCGTGCGTATCCCTTTGATGATCAAGAGTGCGGGAAGTAATACCCAGGGAAAGATCAGCGATAAGCTTTGTTATCTGATCGATGTTTTCCCGACCGTGTGCGAGATGGTCGGTACGGATATTCCTTCTTCGGTGGACGGTGTGAGCCTTGTTCCTGCGATAAATGAGGATAAGCCGGTGCGGGATTACCTGTATTACAGTTATATGGACAACCAGCGTGCCGTATCCGACGATGAATGGAAGTTGTGCGAATATAATGTAAAAGGTGTACGTACGACCCAGTTGTTCAACCTGAAGAACGATCCCTGGGAGATGAATAATCTGGCAGGAGAGAAAAAATACGGCAAGATCATCCAAAAACTGCGTAAGCAAATGTCTTTGGAGCAAGTAGAAACGAAAGACAATTCGGCTTTCTGGAACGGATTTGTATTCTAA
- a CDS encoding glycoside hydrolase family 95 protein has product MIMRVLSYFMCLFLLLACAKTPKEKPLTLWYDKPAGNWNEALPIGNGHAGAMVFGGVDSEQLQLNENTLYSGEPSVIFKDIKVTPEMFDKVVGLMRKERYKEATDLVCKNWLGRLHQYYQPFADLHIQNNKTGEVSEYKRDLNISDAIASTKYVQNGIRYEREVFASNPENVIVVCLKSDNPEGIDITLDFTSEHPTAVQKSKDDRLIVQGKAPGYVERRTFEQMENWGDQHKHPELYDEKGNRKFDKRVLYGDEIDNKGMLFEAQLKPILPSGGTCEITDSGIHISQTDEVYFVMSLATSYNGYDKSPSLEGVDPAAKAAAILDKATAYTYKELKKRHLTDYRNLFDRVKLDLKSDPEQLALPTDERIIRFDEKADPALAALLFQYGRYLMISGSRPGGQPLNLQGIWNKEIVPPWNCGYTQNINLEMNYWMAETANLPECQEPLFKMIKELSETGAETARNMYGRRGWVAHHNTSLWRESVPNDNVPSASFWPMVQGWLCSHLWEHYLYSGDKEFLKNTAYPLTKGAAEFYADWLIDDGEGHLVTPVGVSPENWFVTPGGETTALSMGPTMDMAIIRETFERTIKMSEMFGVDTELRAELEGKLARLLPYQIGSRGQLQEWMYDFKEQDPQHRHLSHLYGFYPGDQITPDGTPELFKAVEQTLNLRGDAATGWSMGWKINCWARLLDGNHAYTIIKNLFNPVQFGPKKRNGGGLYSNMLDACPPFQIDGNFGYAAGVVEMLLQSHAGFVQLLPALPDVWSEGTVSGLKARGNFEVAMNWKQGRLSEATILSGSGNECRLRTSVPVTVKEGGKEVATSSPVTSNGKEYFETTFATVAGNSYRVNPVTP; this is encoded by the coding sequence ATGATTATGCGAGTATTATCTTATTTTATGTGTTTGTTTCTACTCCTTGCGTGTGCGAAAACACCAAAGGAGAAACCATTAACTTTATGGTATGACAAACCGGCAGGAAACTGGAACGAAGCGCTCCCTATCGGTAACGGCCATGCGGGTGCAATGGTGTTTGGAGGAGTCGATTCGGAACAATTGCAATTGAATGAAAATACCCTTTATAGCGGTGAACCTTCAGTGATTTTCAAAGATATAAAAGTTACTCCGGAGATGTTTGACAAAGTGGTCGGACTGATGCGGAAAGAAAGATACAAAGAAGCAACCGATCTGGTATGTAAAAACTGGTTGGGACGTTTGCATCAGTATTATCAACCATTTGCTGATCTTCATATTCAGAATAACAAAACCGGGGAAGTCAGTGAATACAAACGTGATTTGAATATATCGGATGCAATAGCAAGCACGAAATATGTTCAGAACGGCATTCGTTATGAACGTGAGGTTTTTGCTTCGAACCCGGAAAATGTGATTGTCGTTTGCCTGAAAAGCGATAATCCGGAAGGAATCGATATTACGCTTGATTTTACATCGGAGCATCCTACTGCCGTGCAGAAAAGTAAAGACGATCGTCTGATTGTGCAGGGAAAAGCTCCCGGCTATGTGGAACGCCGTACTTTTGAACAGATGGAAAATTGGGGCGACCAGCACAAGCATCCTGAATTGTATGATGAAAAAGGTAACCGGAAATTCGATAAACGTGTATTATACGGAGATGAGATAGATAATAAAGGAATGTTGTTTGAAGCACAGCTCAAACCAATATTGCCTTCAGGGGGAACCTGCGAAATCACCGATTCAGGCATACATATCAGTCAAACAGACGAAGTGTATTTTGTCATGAGTCTGGCTACGAGCTATAACGGATATGATAAAAGTCCCAGCCTGGAAGGTGTAGATCCGGCTGCAAAAGCCGCTGCTATCCTCGATAAGGCAACTGCATATACTTATAAAGAACTAAAGAAGAGACATCTTACTGATTACCGTAATCTGTTCGATCGTGTAAAACTCGATCTGAAATCAGATCCGGAGCAACTGGCTTTGCCTACCGACGAACGGATAATCCGTTTTGATGAGAAAGCGGATCCGGCTTTGGCTGCCCTATTGTTCCAGTACGGACGTTATCTGATGATCAGCGGCTCACGTCCGGGCGGTCAGCCGTTAAATTTACAGGGAATCTGGAATAAAGAGATCGTTCCACCTTGGAACTGTGGCTATACGCAGAATATCAATCTCGAAATGAACTACTGGATGGCAGAGACCGCAAACTTACCGGAATGCCAGGAGCCTCTTTTCAAAATGATAAAGGAATTATCTGAAACCGGCGCTGAAACTGCTCGTAATATGTACGGTAGACGGGGCTGGGTAGCTCATCATAACACTTCTCTCTGGCGTGAATCAGTTCCGAACGATAATGTCCCTTCCGCTTCTTTTTGGCCGATGGTACAGGGATGGCTTTGCAGTCATTTATGGGAGCATTACCTTTATTCGGGTGACAAAGAGTTTTTGAAGAATACGGCTTATCCTCTTACTAAAGGGGCTGCCGAATTTTATGCCGACTGGCTGATTGACGATGGTGAAGGGCATCTGGTTACTCCTGTCGGTGTTTCTCCGGAGAATTGGTTTGTAACGCCCGGAGGAGAAACAACCGCTTTGAGCATGGGGCCGACGATGGATATGGCGATCATACGTGAAACATTTGAGCGTACGATCAAAATGTCTGAAATGTTTGGGGTGGATACGGAATTGAGGGCTGAACTTGAAGGTAAATTAGCCCGATTGCTTCCTTATCAGATCGGTAGCCGGGGACAATTGCAGGAATGGATGTATGATTTTAAGGAACAAGATCCGCAACACCGTCATCTGTCTCATTTGTACGGATTCTATCCCGGCGATCAAATCACTCCCGACGGAACTCCAGAGTTGTTTAAAGCAGTAGAACAGACCTTGAATTTGCGAGGTGATGCTGCTACCGGCTGGTCGATGGGATGGAAGATCAATTGCTGGGCACGTTTGCTGGACGGTAATCATGCGTATACGATTATTAAGAATTTATTTAATCCGGTTCAGTTCGGACCGAAGAAAAGAAATGGCGGTGGTTTATATAGCAATATGCTGGATGCCTGTCCTCCTTTCCAGATTGACGGAAACTTCGGCTATGCGGCAGGTGTTGTCGAAATGCTGCTGCAAAGCCATGCCGGTTTCGTACAGCTATTGCCTGCCCTCCCGGATGTATGGAGCGAAGGGACCGTATCAGGTCTGAAAGCACGTGGTAATTTTGAAGTAGCCATGAACTGGAAACAAGGTCGTTTGTCGGAAGCGACGATCCTTTCCGGAAGCGGTAACGAGTGCCGGTTGAGAACTTCGGTTCCTGTCACGGTCAAAGAGGGCGGTAAAGAGGTTGCAACTTCTTCTCCGGTTACTTCCAACGGGAAAGAATACTTCGAAACAACCTTTGCTACGGTTGCCGGAAATAGTTACCGGGTGAATCCGGTTACTCCCTGA
- a CDS encoding nucleotidyltransferase family protein: MNHILHNKLEALKELCRRYKVKSLYAFGSVNTPRFTENSDIDLLIEFEPDISIEEYTDNYFLLHNKLTELFRRKIDLVTHRSLSNPFFIADVEQTKQLLYGA; encoded by the coding sequence ATGAACCACATTTTACATAATAAACTGGAAGCATTAAAGGAGCTTTGCCGACGTTATAAGGTAAAAAGCCTCTACGCTTTTGGCTCAGTAAATACTCCGAGGTTCACAGAAAACAGCGATATAGATCTTCTGATCGAGTTCGAACCTGATATTTCCATTGAAGAATATACAGATAATTATTTCCTTCTACATAATAAACTGACAGAGTTATTCCGAAGAAAAATTGATTTAGTCACTCACCGCTCACTTTCAAACCCATTCTTTATTGCTGATGTAGAACAGACTAAACAGCTTCTTTATGGCGCGTAG